CAGAAGGACAGATTTTGTATGACCGTACATTTGGAGCCCATCATGTTACTTCTACCTTGGTATATAATCAACTCAGCCAGGTATATCCCTTTCAGGGAGATTTAAAACAATTTATTCCGCACCGGCAGCAAAACTATGCAGGAAGAGCAACCTATTCTTATAAAGACAAATACTTTACAGAGGTGAACATCGGATATAATGGCTCTGAGGATTATGCACCTTCCCGCCGGTTTGGATTTTTTCCGTCTTTTGGGGTAGGCTGGGTATTATCAAACGAGAAATTTTTTGAACCGCTGTCCAATGTGTTCCAGTTTTTCAAATTGCGGTATTCCAATGGTATTGCAGGTGCACCTGGAACAGGATTACGTTTTGGATATCTGACCCTGATTACTACAGGAGCAAGAGGAATTAACTTTGGTTTGCCCGGTAACAGTACCGGTATTTCTGGAATCAATATTTCTCAATATGGTGCAGATGTTTCCTGGGCTACAGCACATACACAAGATCTTGGCTTAGAGTTTAATGTTTTTAATAATAAGCTGTCCTTTGTGTTGGATTATTTTAAATCCTATCGTACCGGTGTATTCCTTACCCGTGCTGATTTCCCCAGTTATGCCGGACTTCAGTACAATCCGGTTGGGAACTATGGTACAGTAGATGCCTCGGGTTTTGACGGAACAGTGGAGTTAAAAGCTATTCCTCTTGGTCTGAAATCCAATATTTCATTCAGAGGAACATTTACTTATAATACAGATGTATTGGTTGAAAACAAGCAGGCTCCTTTTGCTGATCCTTATCAAGAGCGACGTGGACAAAATATTCTGGCACAGTTTGGTTATGTAGCAGAAGGGTTGTTTCAAAGTCAGGCAGAAATTGACAACAGCCCAGATCAAAGCGCATTGGGAAATCCGCGCGTTGGAGATATAAAATATAAAGACCTGAATGGTGATGGCGTAATCAATGTTTATGACCAGACAAAGATCAGCCGAGGCGACGTGCCTAATCTGGTGTACGGGTTTGGCTTCAATGTAAATGTTGGTCAATTTTATCTGAGTGCTTTCTTTCAGGGACTTTCGGGCGCTTATCGGACCATTGGTGGTGTAGCGCGGGTACCATTTAGCGGTGGGGGAAATGATGGTAACGTTTATGCAAATATTGTGGATCGTTGGACCGAGGATAACCACGCCGAGCATCCGTTTTACCCCAGACTGGGCTTTAGCAGCAATGCCACAGCAAATAATAACCAAGCGAGTACCTGGTGGGTAAAGGATATCAGCTTTATTCGCTTTAAAACACTGGATTTGGGCTATAATTTGCCGAAAGGAAGTTTTAAGCGGATCGGAATGCAAAATGCAAGAATCTATTTTTCGGGAGTGAACCTGCTTTACTGGAGCCCCTTTAAGCTTTGGGATCCGGAAATGAATACCGGTGATGGTAACACATATCCTAATACAAGGAATCTGTCGATAGGAATTCAAGCTAATTTTTAACTTAATGTAAATTCTGAATACAATGAAAAGTAGAATTATTATTATCGTCATTGTTTTGAGTGCGTTGTCAATATCCTGTAAACGGTTCCTGGATCAGATTCCGGATAACATTTTAAAGGAGGAAGATATTTTCAAGTCACTTGTAAACACCAGGGCTTATCTGGCGCAGGTGTATACAAATATGCCGGATGATTTTAGTGCGCGGTTCGCTCCAAGCAACTATGCCGGGCCGTGGACAGGAGCTTCCGACGAAGCCAATTATTGGTCGCTTTCATGGGTTATGTCCAATTCGCTTAACCAAAGCACATGGGATAATAACGTTGGGGGAACGTATTGGATTAACTGGTATAAACCGGTACGAACGGCTACGGATTTTATCAATAAAGTTGATGGCGCAAATCCTAACGAAGTAAATCCAATGATTAGGATGCACTATAAGGGCGAAGCACGTGCAATGAGGGCTTTATTTTACTTTTGGATGCTGCGTTTATACGGTCCGCTGATCATCCTTCCCAAAGAGGTGCCGGTAAATGGAACTGGGGATGAGATCTTTTTCAAACGTTCCACTTTTGATGAATGTGTAAACTACATAGTAGGACAATTGGATTCGGCCTACAGCGAAATAAAGCAATCGGTAGCAGGTAGCCCGCAGGCTGCTGATCAGCCACTTACCTATGGAACTACAAAAGAGTGGGGCCGTGTTACCACAGGCGTTTGTAAAGCATATAAGTTTCAGGTACTCATGCTGGCTGCAAGCCCGTTGTTTAATGGAAATAAAGAGCTGGCATCCTTAAAGAATCAGGATGGCACACAGCTGATTAATCAAACCTATGATCCAAATAAGTGGAAACTGGCGATAGATGCGGCAAAAGATTTTCTAAATGAATTTGATAATAAGACATATTCGCTTTACCGGGAATCTGATAGTGATCCCTGGGTAGCGGCCTATAAGTCTTGCAAAAATGTTATGATAAAAGATTGGAACTCGGAATGGATATTTGGAAAATCCATGGCCAGTGCAGGGGATTATTGGTACGACATCACCCCAAAATTGGTGGGATATGGAAATACTGTGGGTAAAGGTGCTGGTTTCCTTTCTGTAAATCAATCAATGGTAGACGCTTATAATATGAAGAATGGGTATCCGATCACACACCCTGAATCTGGATATGTGAATAGCGGATTTTCTGATTTTAAATCGCCCTATGACGTTAAGGCTAGGTCCACATTCAACCAGTGGGTAAACAGGGAGGCACGGTTCTACGTTGGAGTTACTTACAATAGAAGCTACTGGCAAAACCAGGGAGGTAGTTCTACAGAAGTGATACCTGTTTTTGAGTTAAGTGGTAATTCTGGCAAAACGCAGAGCTCCTGGGATGTGACTTCCACCGGGTATGTGGTACGGAAACAACTTGCAAGTAGCGGCGATAGCAGGGGATGGGTGCATCTCCGGCTGGCTCAGATTTATCTGGATTATGCTGAGGCATTGAATGAAGGAGATCCAGGCAATCCTGATATTCTGAAATACCTGAACCTGATCCGTGACCGGGCGGGGGTGGCACCGTACGGAGCCGGTGTAAATGCGATTCCGACACCTACAGGGCAAGATGAAATGCGGGAGGCAATCCGGCATGAGCGAATGGTGGAACTGGCATTTGAAAACGTCCGTTACTTCGACATACGCAGGTGGAAGATTGCGCCGCAAACCATGGGTGCAGATGTATATGGCATGAATGTATATGCAGATGGGAATGATTTTTACAAAAAAACGCTAGTCCAAAAGCGGCGATTTTTGCCCAGAGACTACTTGTGGCCGATACCCAATGATGAAGTTTTAAAAGATAAATATCTGGTGCAAAATCCCGGATGGTAAATAACAATAGGTTTACATTGATACTCTATTACAATTAAAGCAATAACATGAAGTGTTTTAATAAAAATATGTTCTTTACACGAATGCTGTTTTGGGCAGTTTCTGCAGGCTGTGGCAGTATCCTTATGATGGGCTGTGCCAAGTCAAAGGACCTCTATTCACCCGAAGAAGGAAAAATATATATGCCTCAGGCATACCAGGATCGGTCCGTAATGACCCTGTATAAAATGGACTCTATACAGCGGGTTGCTTTTGGGGCTTATTATTCTGGATTTAGTGGTCCTAGTTCGGATGTGACCGTCAACTTCGAAGTTGCGCCCTCTTTGGTGAATCAATATAATATAGCGAATGCTTATTTGGGATATACCTATTACCCTCTTCCGGATAGTGTTTATTCACTCTCATCTACCACGGGTACCATCAAAGCCGGTAAACAGAGCTCAGATCCGTTATTTATCTTGGTGAGCGGTAAAAAGATATCTTTTGGATATCACTATCTGTTGCCTATTAGAATAACTAGTGTTTCAGTGGGCAATAAAGACTCCTCATTATCGGTTGCTTATTTTAAACTTGATTCGTTGCTTACAAGGGTAAAAGATTTGACCTCATTAGGTACCTTAACCGTTAGCGATGAAAACCGTGATGGACCCAACGCAAAGGAGGGGTCCTCAAAGCTGGTGGATAACGATTATTCAACAAAATTTCTGAGTTTTAATTACAATCCGAATTTCTGGACACAGCTTAAATTGAGCACGCCGCAAAAGTTGGACGCCTATGAACTCACCTCAGGGAATGATGCTCCCGAAAGGGACCCCCGTAACTGGTTATTTCAAGGGTCGAATAATGGCACTGACTGGACAACCCTGGATACAAGAACAGGTGAAATATTTCTTGGACGGCAATTAACACGCCGTTTTAACCTGAGTACTCCAGACGCCTACACCTATTACCGGTTGCTGATAACGGCTAATGGAGGTGCCAGCCTGATACAGATCACAGAGTGGAAACTTGTTCAGTTTTATTAACATCGGAAAAGCGCCGGAAGCGCACTGCATGGCCTTTTACTAGCGGCTGAGGGGCAAATCATAAAAAGCATTTTTCACTTTCTGAAAGTTAGATGATAATCAATGAATGTAAGAGATTTTTTGGGTTTGGTCCTCCTCTTGGTCCTACTGCAATCAAACGTAGCGGCAGCCCAGGAAAAGACCGCCTTCCAGATCGCTGCTCCGTGGAATGAAGCTTATGATGTACGATCGGATATTGCCATCGTATATGGAATAAATGACGCGGGAGGAAAATTTGAAGAACGCGTTAAAGGATGGCGTGATAAGGGATACCAGGTGCATTTTATGACGGGCATTGCCTGGGGACAGTACCAGGATTATTTTAAAGGCGCTTTTGATGGGAAACCGCACTTTGATGAAGGCCAGGTACAGCGGAATGGCGATACCATCTGGCATGGTAAGGATGTGCCTTACATAGTACCATCTGGAAATTATCTCCGCTATATAAAAACTCACCTGAAGCGGGCCATTGATGCAGGCGTTTCAGCCATTCATCTGGAAGAACCGGAATTCTGGGCCAGGGCAGGTTACAGTGCTGCATTTAAAAAAGAATGGCAGCAGTATTACGGATCGGCCTGGCGACCGCAGCATGAGTCTCCGGAAGCTACCTATCTCTCGTCCAAGCTTAAATATCATTTATACCTTCGGGCACTTCAGGAAGCCTTTTCCTACGTAAAAACCTACGCTAAAAGCCAGGGGAAAGTGGTGCACTGTTATGTGCCCACGCATTCACTTTTAAATTATTCCTCCTGGCGAATTGTAAGCCCGGAAGCAAGCCTGGCCTCCCTGAAAGACGTGGATGGTTATATCGCGCAGGTTTGGACAGGCACTTCAAGAGAACCGGTTTACTACAATGGAATAAAAAAGGAACGAGTATTTGAAAATGCCTTCCTCGAATATGGATCCATGGTTTCCATGACCGCGCCTACCGGTAAAAAAATGTTCTTCCTTACCGATCCTATTGAAGACTGGCCACGTACCTGGGATGATTATAAAAAGAACTACGAGGCTACGTTTACTGCACAATTACTGTATCCAATGGTTGCGGATTATGAAGTAATGCCCTGGCCGAACCGTATTTACCTGGGACGGTTTAAATTGGAAAATGATACCATACGTTATCCCATTTCCAAAGCCTATGCCACCCAGATGCAGGTAATGGTCAATGCATTAAATACGATGCCACAATCGTCCAATAGGATCAGCGGGAGTCATGGAATTGGTGTGCTGGTGTCCAACTCGATGATGTTCCAGCGTTTTCCAACACATGCGCGATATGAAGATCCGCAGCTTTCTAATTTTTACGGAATGGCCCTGCCGTTGCTAAAGAACGGTATTCCCGTGGAAACTGTACATATGGAGAATCTCGAGCATCCCAATACGCTAAAGAATATCCGGGTGTTAATTATGAGTTATGCCAATATGAAACCTCTGTCGCAACAGTATCACCAGGCGCTGAACCGGTGGGTGCGCGCTGGTGGCATATTGCTTTACTACGGGCGGGATAGCGATCCGTTTCAATCTGTAAAAGAATGGTGGAACAGCAACGGGCTTGGTTATAAAACGCCATCGCAGGACCTGTTCCGGTTGTTCGGTTTCAAAGAAGGGCGGCAGGGATTTGTAAAAACCGGTAAAGGTCGAGTGCTTGTAAACCGTAAGGATCCTAAGGAACTGGTGCTGGAAGCGGGACAGGACGCAGCATTCCTGGCGTTGGTTGAAAAAGCCTATATGCTTTCGGGCAGTGGAATCTTGAAAAAGAAGAATCATTTTTTATTGAGAAGGGGGCCTTATATTGTCGCAGCGGCCCTGGATGAAAATGCAGATAAGATGCCGTTACGGATAAACGGCCCGGTGGTGGATCTTTTTGATCCGGAGTTACCGGTGCTGACTCAAAAGGAGGTGCAGCCCGGGCAGCAGGCTTTTCTATACGATCTGAAGACGATACAGGGAAAAAGACCGGTAATCCTGGCCGCGGCCGGGCGTGCCTATGATGAACAGTATCGACCGGGACAGTATTCATTCCTGCTTAAAAGTCCAACCGGCACGACCAACGCCATGCGTATTTATCTGCCGGCAGCGCCCAGGGAGGTACAGCTTGCCGTAAATGGGGCGAATTCCCGGTTGTTGCGAAACGATTGGGACGCCCACTCAAATACCCTGTTGCTGCAGTTTGAAAACGATAGCAGAGGCGTGCGGGTTGTAATAACGCTGTAAAAGTATACTTGTTGGAGATAGTTCGCCTGCAGGGACCAACTGTCCGGAATTGTTTGGTGAATACAAGAGTTGTATTTATTTTTGCTTTAACGATTAAGTTAAGCATATGAAACATACAGCTTGTTATTTGCTGATACTGTTATCAGGGGTTGCCATGAGCCTGGGTGCGCAGACACCGGTCACCTTTGCAACAGAGTCGGCACGCCTTTCCGATCTGAAAGCACTGCCCCGTTATCTGGAGGGTACTCTCGTAAATCAGGTGTCTTCCTATGATACTACGGGAGGAAACGACGACGGCTTTGGCGGTAAATATTCCTACCTGCGAAAAGAACCAGGCGGCCTGGTGATTTTTGATCAAAAGGGACAGGGAGTGATCGAACGGATCTGGACGCCCACACCTACGGATGATACGCTCGACTTTTATTTTGACGGCAATACCCGGCCGGGTTTATCCGTTAAATTCCGCGACCTGTTCAATAATACGACCCGGCCCTTCCTGAAACCATTAGCTGATCATAAAGTCGGAGGCTTTTACAGTTATATTCCCATTCCTTACAACAAAAGCTGTAAGATTGTATTCCGGGGAGAGAAGATCCTGTTTCACCAGATCCAGTATCGTAGTTATGATGCGCGTTATCGGGTGCATACCTTTCGCCGGAAAGACATAGAAGAAAGTGCCGGGTGGCTCCGGAAAGCAGCCGCATTATGGAGCGATGCCGATTATGATATCCGGAACTTTTATACCCGAACACCTGCTTCGGTTTCAAAAACAGTTTCCCTTGCGCCCGGCGTCGGCGTTGTTATAGCTAAACTGCAACAGGGAGGAAGGATCCTGGGCATTGAGCTGAAGCCCGCAGCCGCGCTTAAGGGTATCTGGAAACAACTGGATCTGAAGATTCATTGGGACGGAGACCCGGAACCGGCGGTATGGGTTCCGGCAGCGGATTTTTTTGGGTTTGCCTATGGTTCGCGGTCAATGGAGAGTTTGCTTCTGGGCGCCACCAGTGCAAAAGCATATAGTTATATTCCCATGCCCTTCGACCGGGAAGCTACGATAGAGCTGGTTTGCCGGGGCGGGCCCGCTGATTTGCCATCCCTTGACCTCTCCGTTACCGTATATTATTCGCGCGAAAAGCGCAATGCGGCAAAAGAAGGCCGGTTCTATGCATGCTGGAAAAATGAGCGTCCATTGTTGGGTGCTCCTTATGTTTTTTTAGAAGGAAGTGGGAAAGGACACTATGTAGGCACCCTGCTACAAGGCCAGGCTACCGACTTTACGAACTTTACAGAATTTTTCGAAGGCGATGATTACACCGCTGTCGATGGAAGGATGACGGCTCATGGCACGGGCTCCGAAGACTATTTTAACGGCGGCTGGTACGCTCAGCCGGGCGGTTGGGTAGAGCGACTGGGTGCACCGCTGAGCGGTTGCCTGGATTATTCGCTGCCCCTGGGTCGCACAGGCGGATACCGGTTCTTTTTAACTGATAAAATGCCGTTCAATAAAAGCTTCTTCCATTCCATAGAGCATGGTCCGGTTAATAATAACAGGTTGGTACAATACACTTCTGTGGCACTGTATTATGCCAACCGGCCCATTGCCCGTTCTCAAGCTTTAACCAATGAGGCTACTCAGGTATATGTACCGGACACCGTTACGTTCTATACCCGTTTGATGCGGCACCTGACCTATAATGGCAGCCTCCAGCTCCGGCGGGATGTTGCTACCTTGACGGGAAACGATAATGCCAGTCTGAACATAAATGTGGCGGAAGTGCCGCCCGGAAAATACAGCGTCTTCCTGCACCTGGTGAATTCGGAAGTCGATTATCTCGAGGTACGTCTTGCAGACGGGGTACGGAGCCAGGAATGGAAACCGGTGCCCGTTAATAAGGGACGAGCGCCTTTCGATGTGTTAATCGGAGAAATAGAGGTGGGCAATGGCTCCATCCCGGTGAACCTGCTCTTCCGGAGCAGGGACCCGCAGCCCAAACTGGAATTTGATCGGGTAACGCTGGCGAAGGAAAACTAGGGTATGGACCTGCTCTTTCGTTGGTATATACAACCAATAAGTGCCGGGAAGCGGGAGATCAATAACAGAATGTTGAACCAGGCTGAGTACGCCCGGATAAAAAAAAGAAAAGAAACAGCACAGAAAATATTTTATTCAATCAATAATCGCAATTTTTGTAATTTAGGTAATAATCGGTTGTTCTTATGAGAATGCGGCTACGGAACATCGGGAAATGATCATTCAATAAAAAAGGTTCATGATAAAGAAACGTGTATCACTAAAAGATATCGCGCAAAAAGTAGGGGTATCCACAGCTTTGGTGTCTTATGTGCTCAATGGTAAGGAGAAGGAGGCCCGGGTAGGAGAGGCAGCGGCAAAGCGGATAAAAAAAGTAGCGGCGGAAATGAACTATCAGCCGAACCTGATCGCCCGGGGATTGAAATTTGGAAAAACACATACACTGGGTCTTATTGTAGCCGACATATCCAACCCGTTTTTCGCAATGCTTGCCCGGATCATTGAACTGGAAGCCCAGAAGCGGGGCTATACCGTCCTGTTTGGCAGTAGCGATGAACAGTTGGAAAAATCACAAAACCTGATCAATACCTTTCTGAACCGCCAGGTAGATGGCCTGATCATTACTCCGGTGGCGGGTTCGCAGGCGCAGATTGAAGAACTACGAAATAAAGGCGTTCCGTTTGTGCTGATGGACCGGGGCTTTAGTGAGGTAGAAACCAATACTGTCGTTACGGATAATCATGATGCCATGTACAATGCAGTTAAGCTGCTGATCCGGAACGGGTATAAAAAGCCCGGAATGATTGCGTATGACACTACATTAACGCATATGACAGACCGTATTGCCGGCTACAGGGATGCCCTGAAAGACAGCGGCATTAAGTTCAACCTCAAATGGCTGGCCAAGGTTCCCTATGGCAACTATAAAGATCATGTTACCGCAGCGCTGGACCGTTTCCTCGATGCAAAAAACCGGGGGGTGGATTCCCTGGTTTTTGCAACCAACAGCATTTCGGTACAATCATTAAAAGTGATTCATGCACGGGGAATAAAAGTACCGCAGGATCTGGGAGTAATCAGTTTCGATGAAAGCGATGTGTTTGATTTTTTCTATTCCTCTATAACCTATATCAAGCAAAACCTCCAATCCATCAGCGAAAATGCAGTTCAGTCGCTGATGCAGGCCATTGATTCCCGTAGCAAAAAATACGTCAAAATTACCGTGCCATCGGTGATCGTGAAAGGAGAAAGCAGCAGCCGGCGTGCAACGCGGGGCGAATAAATCCTTCTTCTTTTTAAGAACTGCAGGCGATTTGTATTCCAGCGGAGAATAAAATTTGTGATTATGTGGAAACTTATTATTTTTGCTTAAACGTATAAGCGTTTCGATTTACGATTGTTCATCAAAAAATGTCTGTATGAAAAAAATTGGACTTCTGTTCTTGTCTGTAATTGCATTTTGCTGTGGCTTTGCCCAGCAGGAAAAATTTAACGGCCTTGATATGAGCCTGGGAAACCTGTCACGTCTCTCCGATGCCAAAACCCGTTCCATCAGTCCGGAGAACTTTACCGGTGAAAAAGGAAAGGGAGGAATGGCAGACCCGGTAAGGGATAAAGGAAAGCGCAATGTGGCCAATGCTGCTAATGAAGCGCGCGATCTCGGAAAGGGCTGGAAGGTAAATCCCTTTATTATTATCGAGCCAGGTGAAACCTTTACCATGGCAGATATTGCCGGTCCGGGAGCTATACAACATATCTGGATGACTCCAACCGGAAACTTTAATTTTTCAATTTTCCGTGTTTATTATGATGGAGAATCAGATCCTTCTATAGAGAGCCCGGTAGGGCCCTTCTTTGGCATCGGCTGGAATGAATTCTCTCCGTTGAACTCCCTGGCCATGACCGTAAATCCCGGCAGCGCGTTCAATAGTTACTGGAAAATGCCCTTCCGGAAGAATTGTAAAATTACGATGCAGAACCTCGATGCACAGCCTATGCGCCTGTATTACCAGGTAGATTATACGCTTACCGATGTCGGGCCCGATGAAGGTTATTTTCACGCGCAGTACCGCCGCAGCAAACCGAACATGAACGCATTGCATACCATCCTGGATGGCGTTAAGGGGAAAGGCCAGTATGTGGGCACGTATATGGGAATAGGTGTTACTAATAATGGCTGGTGGGGCGAAGGTGAGATTAAGTTCTTTATGGATGGCGATGATGATTATGCAACCATTGTGGGGACCGGCACGGAAGACTATTTCTGTGGTTCGTATAACTTCGAAAATAAACGGACCCGGCAGTACCAGGAGTTTTCAACAGCATATACAGGTTTGCACCAGGTGCTCCGGCCAGACGGCTTATACGGCTCGCAGATGCGCTTTGGCATGTATCGCTGGCATATTATGGACCCTATCCGGTTCGACAAGGAACTAAAGGTAACCATACAGGACCTGGGCTGGAAATCCGGAGGCCGCTACCTGCCCCAGCACTCCGATATTATTACGGTGGCTTACTGGTACCAGACTGAACCACATAAAAAGTTCCCTAAACTACCGGAGATGGATGTACTTGAAGTGAATTAGTGGAGATTGTTATGCGTGATGCACCGGCATCGGTAATAACATTGCCAGGTAACGTGTCATTTACACTCAGCGTTTCATTCTCGGCATCCGCCCCACAACAAAAAACAAACACATGAAGATAAAGAATACACTTTCTGTAATAGCTGCTGCTGCTGTTTGGGTGTCTTGTAATAGTGATACAAAAGCGCCAGGGGCTTCAGCAGATTCAACAAAAACGGATACAGTTATGGAAAACCATGCCCCCGGGAGTTTTGGTTATGATGCGCAGTTCCTGCGGCAAAAAGACAGCGGACTGATCGTGCTGAAAAGCAGTGATGGCGCGAGCCAGGTCATTGTTTCGCCGCGTTATCAGGCCAAAGTGTTTACCTCTACTGCCGACGGGCAGGCAGGCAGAAGTTTCGGATGGGTGAATTATAAAGCATTTGAAGGTCCCGAGGATGCACATATGAATGCGTATGGCGGCGAAGACCGGCTTTGGCTGGGACCGGAAGGGGGTGTGTTTTCGCTTTACTTTAAGCCGGGAGCAAAAATGGAATTTGCAAACTGGAAAACACCGGCACCCATTGATACGGAATCCTGGACACTCGATGCCTCAGATGCGGCGTCGGTTTCCATGAGCAAAGTAATGAACCTTCAAAATTATGCCGGCACTTCCCTGCAATTAAAAGCCGTACGGAAGGTATCGTTGATCGGGGCTGAAGCTATTGCTGCAGACCTGGGCTTGTCTCTTGCTTCCGGTATTAAATCGGTGGCCTTTAAAACGGTAAACAGTATTACCAACAACGGAATCACCGCCTGGGACGAAAAGACCGGAGCGCCCTGTATGTGGAACCTGGATATGTTTATGCCCTCCGAGGCCTGTACGATTGTAATTCCCTACAAGGACAACGCAACCGGAAAAGTAGCCACCACGGATTATTTTGGAGAGATTGCAAAAGACCGCATACAATATAACAACGGCTTGTTGTATTTTAAAGCAGATGGTAAATCACGTGGTAAACTGGGTATTCCTCCCGCAAGAGTAAAAGATGTAGCCGGTAGCTACGATGCCATCGGCAACGTGCTTACGATTGTTAAATACGATATCGATCCCGCAGGAAAATATTTAAACCAGGAGTGGCGTACAGACCGGGCACCGTTTAGCGGCGATGCCATGAATGCGTATAACGATGGGCCGCTGGCCGACGGAAAGCAGATGGGACCGTTTTATGAAATTGAAAGTGTGTCCCCGGCAGCCTTTCTCGAACCAGGGGCTACACAAACCCATAGGCACAGTGTGTATCATTTTACCGGCGATAAAGCAGCATTGAATGCCATCGCGCAGAAAGTGTTGGGTGTATCTGTAGACGTGATTGAAAAAGTATTTAGCAAGTAATCATGCTCGGATGATTGCCGGTTGATAGCCGGTAGCCGATAAGATCAACCTGTTGTACCGGTGCCCTCCGAAACCTGGGATCTAACAAAGCGTATAAAGTTTAATAGCTATAAAAAATGGCAGTAAAAAGAAAATCACAAAAAAATCAATATCCCAAGATCGGCATCCGGCCCATTATTGACGGGCGCCTGGGTGGTATACGGGAATCTTTGGAAGCAACAACGATGGGAATGGCAAAGGCTGTTGCAGCACTTTATGCCCGGGAGTTGCGTTACCCTGATGGATCACCGGTAGAATGTGTGATCGCCGATACCTGTATTGGCGGAGTGGCGGAGGCCGCGGCATGCGCCGAGAAATTTGCGGTCAGCAACGTCGGCGTTTCCTTATCCGTTACACCCTGCTGGTGCTACGGATCGGAAACCATGGATATGAACCCGGCAATACCCAAAGCGATCTGGGGATTTAATGGAACCGAACGGCCCGGCGCTGTATACCTGGCTGCCACACTGGCTGCGCATAATCAGAAGGGGCTGCCATGCTTTGGAATTTATGGCCGTGATGTACAGGATATGGGCGATGCTTCTATCCCCGCAGATGTACAGGAGAAGTTACTTGGTTTTGCCCGGGCTGGCATGGCTGTAGCGTTAATGAAAGGCCAGTCTTATCTGGCCATCGGTTCGGTATCGATGGGTATTGCCGGTTCCATTGTAGATCCCGCATTTTTTCAGGAGTACCTGGGAATGCGCAATGAATATGTCGATTCATCAGAAATCCTGCGAAGGATCCAGCTAAATATTTTTGATCCTGCAGAATTTAAAAAAGCCATTACATGGGTGAAGAAATCCTGTAAGGAAGGAAAGGATTATAACCGCAGAGAGAAGATTAAATCAAGAAAGGAAAAAGATAAAGATTGGGAGTTTGTGGTAAAGATGACCATGATCATCCGGGATCTGATGATTGGCAATCCTCGTTTAAAGGAGATGGGGTTTTCGGAAGAAGCACTCGGGCATCATGCACTGGTAGCGGGCTTCCAGGGGCAGCGGCAATGGACCGATTTTTTACCGGATGGTGATTTTTCGGAGGCGATGCTCAATTCTTCGTTCGATTGGAATGGCATTCGAAATCCGTATATGGTGGCAACGGAAAATGATTGTTACAATGGGGTGTCCATGTTAT
The sequence above is a segment of the Niabella agricola genome. Coding sequences within it:
- a CDS encoding glycoside hydrolase family 172 protein, with product MKKIGLLFLSVIAFCCGFAQQEKFNGLDMSLGNLSRLSDAKTRSISPENFTGEKGKGGMADPVRDKGKRNVANAANEARDLGKGWKVNPFIIIEPGETFTMADIAGPGAIQHIWMTPTGNFNFSIFRVYYDGESDPSIESPVGPFFGIGWNEFSPLNSLAMTVNPGSAFNSYWKMPFRKNCKITMQNLDAQPMRLYYQVDYTLTDVGPDEGYFHAQYRRSKPNMNALHTILDGVKGKGQYVGTYMGIGVTNNGWWGEGEIKFFMDGDDDYATIVGTGTEDYFCGSYNFENKRTRQYQEFSTAYTGLHQVLRPDGLYGSQMRFGMYRWHIMDPIRFDKELKVTIQDLGWKSGGRYLPQHSDIITVAYWYQTEPHKKFPKLPEMDVLEVN
- a CDS encoding DUF6786 family protein codes for the protein MKIKNTLSVIAAAAVWVSCNSDTKAPGASADSTKTDTVMENHAPGSFGYDAQFLRQKDSGLIVLKSSDGASQVIVSPRYQAKVFTSTADGQAGRSFGWVNYKAFEGPEDAHMNAYGGEDRLWLGPEGGVFSLYFKPGAKMEFANWKTPAPIDTESWTLDASDAASVSMSKVMNLQNYAGTSLQLKAVRKVSLIGAEAIAADLGLSLASGIKSVAFKTVNSITNNGITAWDEKTGAPCMWNLDMFMPSEACTIVIPYKDNATGKVATTDYFGEIAKDRIQYNNGLLYFKADGKSRGKLGIPPARVKDVAGSYDAIGNVLTIVKYDIDPAGKYLNQEWRTDRAPFSGDAMNAYNDGPLADGKQMGPFYEIESVSPAAFLEPGATQTHRHSVYHFTGDKAALNAIAQKVLGVSVDVIEKVFSK
- a CDS encoding L-fucose isomerase; protein product: MAVKRKSQKNQYPKIGIRPIIDGRLGGIRESLEATTMGMAKAVAALYARELRYPDGSPVECVIADTCIGGVAEAAACAEKFAVSNVGVSLSVTPCWCYGSETMDMNPAIPKAIWGFNGTERPGAVYLAATLAAHNQKGLPCFGIYGRDVQDMGDASIPADVQEKLLGFARAGMAVALMKGQSYLAIGSVSMGIAGSIVDPAFFQEYLGMRNEYVDSSEILRRIQLNIFDPAEFKKAITWVKKSCKEGKDYNRREKIKSRKEKDKDWEFVVKMTMIIRDLMIGNPRLKEMGFSEEALGHHALVAGFQGQRQWTDFLPDGDFSEAMLNSSFDWNGIRNPYMVATENDCYNGVSMLFNYLLTNTAQIFADVRTYWSPEATERVSGWKPEGRAQDGFIHLINSGSATLDGTGQQSRNGKPAMKPFWEIREAEAAACLAATTWSPSNRDYMRGGGYSSTFLTKGEMPVTMCRLNLVRGQGPVLQIAEGYTIDLPGRVHDILNERTDRIWPTTWFVPNLTGTGPFKDVYSVMANWGANHGAISYGHIGDQLITLASMLRIPVAMHNVSDEKIFRPSAWGAFGMDKEGADYRACSVYGPLYR